The Pseudomonas parafulva genome includes a window with the following:
- the lpdA gene encoding dihydrolipoyl dehydrogenase: MQPIIETTLLIIGGGPGGYVAAIRAGQLGIPTVLVEGQALGGTCLNIGCIPSKALIHVAEQFHQATRFAEGSPLGIRVASPELDIRQSVAWKDGIVDRLTTGVAALLKKHGVKVIQGWAKLLDGKHVEVDGQRIRCEHLLLATGSSSVELPMLPLGGAVISSTEALTPATVPRHLVVVGGGYIGLELGTAYRKLGAQVSVVEARERVLPTYDAELTAPVVESLKKLGIAVYLDHKVEGYEQGTLMARNSEGSPLRLDADRVLVAAGRRPRTQGLNLECLDLRMNGAAIAIDAQCQTSMRNVWAIGDVAGEPMLAHRAMAQGEMVAERIAGKTRRFEPAAIAAVCFTDPEVVVAGLTPDQAVAQGLDCIVAQFPFAANGRAMSLESRTGFVRVVARRDNHLVLGWQAVGVAVSELSTAFAQSLEMGARLEDVAGTIHAHPTLGEAVQEAALRALGHALHI; the protein is encoded by the coding sequence ATGCAACCGATCATCGAAACTACGCTGCTGATCATCGGCGGCGGCCCCGGCGGCTACGTGGCCGCCATCCGCGCTGGCCAACTGGGCATCCCCACAGTGCTGGTCGAAGGGCAGGCGCTGGGCGGAACGTGCCTGAACATCGGCTGCATTCCGTCAAAGGCGCTGATTCATGTGGCCGAGCAGTTCCATCAGGCCACCCGTTTTGCCGAGGGCTCCCCACTGGGCATCCGCGTAGCCTCCCCCGAGCTGGACATCCGTCAGAGCGTCGCGTGGAAAGACGGTATCGTCGACCGACTGACCACTGGTGTGGCCGCTCTGCTGAAAAAGCACGGTGTCAAGGTCATCCAGGGCTGGGCGAAGCTGCTCGACGGCAAGCACGTGGAAGTCGACGGTCAGCGCATCCGCTGCGAGCACCTGTTGCTGGCTACGGGTTCAAGCAGCGTCGAGCTGCCCATGCTGCCGCTGGGCGGCGCCGTCATTTCATCGACCGAGGCGCTGACGCCCGCTACGGTGCCGCGCCATCTGGTGGTGGTTGGTGGCGGGTACATCGGTTTGGAACTGGGCACTGCGTACCGCAAGCTAGGTGCGCAGGTGAGTGTGGTGGAGGCCCGCGAGCGGGTGTTGCCCACCTACGACGCCGAGCTCACCGCCCCCGTGGTCGAGTCGCTGAAAAAGCTGGGCATCGCCGTTTACCTTGATCACAAGGTGGAAGGCTATGAACAAGGCACCCTGATGGCCCGGAACAGCGAAGGCTCGCCACTGCGCCTTGACGCCGATAGGGTGCTGGTAGCGGCTGGCAGGCGCCCGCGCACCCAAGGCTTGAACCTCGAATGCCTGGACCTGCGCATGAATGGGGCGGCGATTGCCATCGACGCGCAGTGCCAGACCAGCATGCGCAACGTGTGGGCCATTGGTGACGTGGCGGGCGAGCCCATGCTGGCGCACCGGGCGATGGCCCAGGGCGAGATGGTCGCCGAACGCATCGCTGGCAAGACACGTCGCTTCGAACCGGCCGCCATCGCCGCGGTGTGCTTCACCGACCCGGAAGTGGTCGTCGCTGGCCTGACCCCTGATCAGGCGGTGGCGCAAGGGCTGGACTGCATCGTGGCGCAATTTCCCTTTGCCGCCAACGGGCGGGCCATGAGCCTGGAGTCCAGGACGGGGTTTGTGCGGGTGGTGGCACGCCGCGACAACCACCTCGTGCTGGGTTGGCAAGCGGTGGGCGTGGCCGTCTCTGAACTGTCCACCGCATTCGCCCAATCGCTGGAAATGGGCGCGCGGCTGGAAGATGTGGCGGGCACGATTCATGCCCATCCGACCCTGGGCGAGGCGGTGCAGGAGGCCGCCCTGCGCGCGCTGGGCCACGCACTGCACATTTGA
- a CDS encoding alpha-ketoacid dehydrogenase subunit beta, with translation MNDHNSSINPETAMATTTMTMIQALRSAMDIMLERDDNVVVYGQDVGYFGGVFRCTEGLQNKYGKSRVFDAPISESGIVGTAVGMGAYGLRPVVEIQFADYFYPASDQIVSEMARLRYRSAGEFISPLTLRMPCGGGIYGGQTHSQSPEAMFTQVCGLRTVMPSNPYDAKGLLIASIECDDPVIFLEPKRLYNGPFDGHHDRPVTPWSKHPQSAVPDGYYTVPLDKAVVTRPGNDVTVLTYGTTVYVAQVAAEETGVDAEVIDLRSLWPLDLETIVASVKKTGRCVVVHEATRTCGFGAELVALVQEHCFHHLEAPIERVTGWDTPYPHAQEWAYFPGPSRVGGALKKVMEV, from the coding sequence ATGAACGATCACAACAGCAGCATCAACCCGGAAACCGCCATGGCCACCACCACCATGACCATGATCCAGGCCCTGCGCTCGGCCATGGACATCATGCTCGAGCGCGACGACAACGTGGTCGTGTATGGTCAGGACGTCGGATACTTTGGCGGCGTCTTCCGCTGCACCGAAGGCCTGCAGAACAAGTACGGCAAATCACGGGTGTTCGATGCCCCGATTTCCGAAAGCGGCATCGTCGGCACGGCCGTGGGCATGGGTGCCTACGGCTTGCGGCCGGTGGTGGAGATTCAGTTCGCCGACTATTTCTACCCAGCCTCGGACCAGATCGTGTCGGAAATGGCGCGGCTGCGTTACCGCTCCGCTGGCGAATTCATCTCGCCGCTGACCCTGCGCATGCCCTGCGGCGGGGGCATTTATGGAGGCCAGACCCATAGCCAGAGCCCGGAAGCAATGTTCACCCAGGTGTGCGGGCTGCGCACGGTCATGCCGTCCAACCCCTATGACGCCAAGGGCCTGCTCATTGCCTCGATCGAATGCGATGACCCGGTCATCTTCCTTGAGCCCAAACGCCTGTACAACGGCCCCTTCGATGGCCACCACGACCGCCCCGTGACGCCATGGTCCAAGCATCCGCAAAGCGCCGTGCCCGACGGTTATTACACCGTACCGCTGGACAAGGCAGTGGTGACCCGGCCCGGCAACGACGTCACGGTCCTCACCTATGGCACAACGGTTTATGTCGCCCAGGTCGCGGCCGAAGAGACGGGCGTCGATGCCGAGGTGATCGACCTGCGCAGCCTGTGGCCGCTTGACCTGGAAACCATCGTCGCGTCGGTGAAGAAGACCGGGCGCTGCGTGGTGGTGCATGAGGCCACGCGAACCTGCGGGTTCGGCGCCGAACTGGTCGCGCTGGTGCAGGAGCATTGCTTCCACCATCTGGAAGCGCCCATCGAGCGCGTCACGGGTTGGGACACGCCCTACCCCCATGCACAGGAGTGGGCGTATTTCCCAGGGCCATCGCGGGTGGGTGGGGCATTGAAAAAGGTCATGGAGGTCTGA
- the phnN gene encoding phosphonate metabolism protein/1,5-bisphosphokinase (PRPP-forming) PhnN has translation MHHDASCASPLKGRLILLIGPSGAGKDSLIDAARPQLAAAHVEIARRVITRSPEATGEAAVGVSVEQFERMKLQGAFAMHWQANGLQYGIPRQVDEWLEQGRSVLVNGSRGHLAQARTRYPDLLAIRVDVSLDILRQRLQARGRETQNEIDQRLARHVSLSDTADDGVRTVDNSTTLSSAVEALLAVLREECVIQAY, from the coding sequence ATGCACCATGATGCAAGCTGCGCTTCGCCGCTAAAAGGCAGGCTGATTCTGTTGATCGGACCCTCTGGCGCGGGCAAAGATTCATTGATCGACGCGGCCCGCCCGCAGCTGGCAGCCGCGCATGTCGAAATAGCCCGTCGGGTCATCACGCGCTCGCCTGAAGCCACGGGGGAGGCAGCGGTAGGTGTCAGTGTCGAGCAGTTCGAACGTATGAAGCTGCAAGGCGCATTCGCCATGCATTGGCAGGCCAATGGGTTGCAATACGGTATCCCCCGGCAGGTAGATGAGTGGCTGGAGCAGGGCAGGTCGGTGCTGGTAAACGGCTCGCGCGGCCACCTGGCGCAGGCTCGTACTCGCTACCCTGATTTGCTGGCCATCCGTGTGGACGTCAGTCTCGATATCCTGCGTCAGCGCCTGCAGGCCCGTGGGCGGGAGACCCAAAACGAGATTGACCAGCGTCTGGCTCGGCATGTCAGTCTGAGCGATACGGCCGACGATGGCGTAAGAACGGTGGACAACTCGACTACGCTGTCTTCGGCAGTCGAGGCCTTGCTGGCAGTGTTGCGAGAAGAGTGTGTTATCCAGGCGTACTAG
- a CDS encoding diguanylate cyclase, with translation MNQHVIPVPTGFTQEQLQTLFDLISDGIWDWDANTGYVYRNPGWYLMLGYTPHSQENSVLTWERLIHPDDFQRVMAHFDAYIHQRNERYLVEYRCRCADGTYLWVEDSGYVIARNPDGSVARMLGAHRNIDSGKRQLAQLERRNQSLECLVAERTRELSWVNEQLQRQLDENRELAERDSLTRIANRYRLESVLRQECERAKRFRQPLSVIAMDMDDFKPINDQYGHAQGDAALIRVAEALRLRQRTSDLLARWGGDEFVLVLPQTSLEQACACAEQLRQVVAQLEPIGECRLTLSYGVVQWREGDDTHSLLARADQALYRAKGAGKNAVAQ, from the coding sequence ATGAACCAGCACGTCATCCCCGTGCCCACGGGTTTTACCCAAGAGCAGCTTCAGACGCTGTTCGACCTGATCAGCGACGGTATCTGGGATTGGGATGCCAACACGGGTTATGTCTATCGCAACCCCGGCTGGTACCTAATGCTCGGCTATACGCCTCACTCCCAGGAAAACTCGGTACTGACCTGGGAGAGGTTGATCCACCCCGACGATTTCCAGCGTGTCATGGCCCACTTCGATGCCTATATCCACCAGCGCAACGAGCGTTACCTGGTCGAGTACCGGTGCCGCTGTGCCGACGGCACTTACCTGTGGGTCGAGGACAGTGGGTACGTGATCGCACGCAACCCCGATGGCTCGGTGGCACGCATGCTGGGTGCCCATCGCAACATCGACAGCGGCAAGCGGCAACTGGCGCAGCTTGAGCGGCGTAACCAATCGCTGGAATGCCTGGTCGCCGAGCGCACGCGCGAATTGTCCTGGGTAAACGAGCAGCTCCAGCGCCAGCTGGACGAGAACCGCGAGCTTGCCGAGCGGGATTCCCTGACGCGTATCGCCAACCGCTATCGGCTGGAGAGTGTGCTGAGGCAGGAGTGCGAGCGGGCCAAGCGCTTTCGGCAGCCACTGTCGGTCATCGCTATGGACATGGATGATTTCAAGCCGATCAACGACCAATACGGGCATGCGCAGGGCGACGCCGCTTTGATTCGTGTGGCCGAGGCATTGCGATTGCGCCAGCGCACAAGTGACTTGCTGGCCCGTTGGGGAGGTGATGAATTTGTCCTGGTCCTGCCCCAGACGAGCCTGGAGCAAGCCTGCGCCTGCGCCGAACAACTGCGCCAGGTAGTGGCGCAGTTGGAGCCGATTGGCGAGTGTCGATTGACCTTGAGCTACGGCGTAGTGCAGTGGCGCGAAGGCGATGACACCCACAGCCTGCTGGCGCGCGCCGACCAGGCGCTTTACCGGGCCAAGGGCGCAGGCAAGAACGCCGTCGCCCAGTGA
- a CDS encoding Arc family DNA-binding protein has protein sequence MRPMKQAIYSSRTADKFVVRLPDGMRERIAEVARNHHRSMNSEIIARLEQSLIQEGALGEELSMRLDSPELSLHERELLQRFRQLSHRQQNALVALIAHDVEMAADAS, from the coding sequence ATGCGCCCAATGAAACAGGCTATTTATTCGAGCCGCACTGCTGACAAGTTCGTCGTTCGCCTGCCAGACGGGATGCGTGAGCGCATCGCCGAGGTAGCACGCAACCACCACCGCAGCATGAACTCGGAGATCATTGCACGCCTGGAACAGAGCCTTATCCAGGAAGGTGCCCTGGGTGAGGAATTGAGCATGCGCCTGGACAGCCCTGAACTGTCATTGCACGAACGCGAGCTGCTGCAGCGCTTCCGCCAGCTGTCCCATCGTCAGCAGAATGCGCTGGTTGCCCTGATTGCCCATGACGTGGAAATGGCTGCTGACGCTTCCTGA
- a CDS encoding 3-methyl-2-oxobutanoate dehydrogenase (2-methylpropanoyl-transferring) subunit alpha — protein MNEYAPLRLHVPEPTGRPGCQTDFSYLRLNDAGQVRKPPIDVEAADTADLSGSLVRVLDEQGNAQGPWAEDIDPQILRQGMRAMLKTRIFDSRMVVAQRQKKMSFYMQSLGEEAIGSAQALALNRTDMCFPTYRQQSILIARDVSLVDMICQLLSNERDPLKGRQLPIMYSVREAGFFTISGNLATQFVQAVGWAMASAIKGDTKIASAWIGDGATAESDFHTALTFAHVYRAPVILNVVNNQWAISTFQAIAGGESTTFAGRGVGCGIASLRVDGNDFVAVYAASRWAAERARRGLGPSLIEWVTYRAGPHSTSDDPSKYRPADDWSHFPLGDPIARLKQHLIKIGHWSEEEHQATTAEFEAAVVAAQKEAEQYGTLANGHIPSAASMFEDVYKEMPDHLRRQRQELGV, from the coding sequence ATGAACGAGTACGCCCCCCTGCGCCTGCATGTGCCCGAGCCTACCGGCCGGCCAGGCTGCCAGACCGATTTTTCCTACCTGCGCTTGAACGACGCAGGCCAGGTCCGTAAACCACCCATCGACGTAGAAGCCGCCGACACCGCCGACTTGTCCGGCAGCCTGGTGCGCGTACTGGATGAACAGGGCAATGCCCAGGGCCCCTGGGCCGAGGACATAGACCCGCAGATACTGCGCCAAGGCATGCGTGCCATGCTCAAGACCCGCATCTTCGACAGCCGCATGGTCGTCGCCCAGCGCCAGAAGAAGATGTCGTTCTACATGCAGAGCCTGGGCGAGGAAGCCATCGGCAGCGCCCAGGCCCTGGCGCTGAACCGCACCGACATGTGCTTCCCGACCTACCGCCAGCAAAGCATCCTGATCGCCCGTGACGTTTCGCTGGTGGACATGATCTGCCAACTGCTCTCCAACGAGCGCGACCCGCTCAAAGGTCGCCAGTTGCCGATCATGTATTCGGTACGCGAGGCGGGTTTTTTCACCATCAGCGGCAACCTGGCGACCCAGTTCGTGCAAGCGGTGGGCTGGGCCATGGCCTCGGCCATCAAGGGCGATACCAAGATCGCCTCGGCCTGGATCGGCGATGGTGCCACCGCTGAATCGGACTTCCATACCGCCCTCACCTTCGCCCACGTCTACCGCGCCCCGGTCATCCTCAACGTGGTCAACAACCAGTGGGCGATTTCCACGTTCCAGGCCATCGCCGGCGGCGAGTCCACCACCTTCGCCGGCCGCGGCGTGGGCTGTGGCATCGCCTCGTTGCGCGTGGACGGCAACGATTTCGTGGCCGTCTACGCGGCCTCGCGCTGGGCAGCCGAACGCGCACGCCGCGGCCTTGGCCCCAGCCTGATCGAGTGGGTCACCTACCGTGCTGGCCCGCATTCCACGTCCGATGATCCGTCCAAGTACCGCCCAGCGGACGACTGGAGCCACTTCCCGCTGGGCGACCCGATCGCTCGCCTGAAGCAGCACCTGATCAAGATCGGCCATTGGTCCGAAGAAGAACACCAGGCCACCACGGCCGAATTCGAGGCTGCCGTGGTCGCCGCGCAGAAGGAAGCCGAGCAGTACGGCACCCTCGCCAACGGACACATTCCCAGTGCCGCTTCGATGTTCGAGGACGTGTACAAGGAAATGCCGGACCACCTGCGTCGCCAACGTCAGGAACTGGGGGTCTGA
- a CDS encoding dihydrolipoamide acetyltransferase family protein has protein sequence MGTHVIKMPDIGEGIAQVELVEWFVKVGDLIAEDQVVADVMTDKATVEIPSPVSGKVMALGGQPGEVMSVGSELIRIEVEGNGNHVDAPQAKAAETPPASQAPKQAAQEQPVPATLTPPASRPAAPLAPRQASDKPLASPAVRKRALDAGIELRYVHGSGPAGRILHEDLDAFLSQPQRAGEQPPSGYAKRTDSEQVPVIGLRRKIAQRMQDAKRRVAHFSYVEEIDVTALEALRQQLNSKHGQDRGKLTLLPFLVRALVVALRDFPQINATYDDEAQVITRHGAVHVGIATQGDNGLMVPVLRHAEAGNLWANAAEIARVANAARTNKASREELSGSTITLTSLGALGGIVSTPVVNTPEVAIVGVNRMVERPVVVDGQIMVRKMMNLSSSFDHRVVDGMDAALFIQAVRSLLEQPACLFVE, from the coding sequence ATGGGCACGCATGTCATCAAGATGCCGGACATTGGCGAAGGCATCGCGCAGGTCGAATTGGTCGAGTGGTTCGTCAAGGTAGGTGACCTGATCGCCGAAGACCAGGTCGTGGCCGATGTCATGACCGACAAGGCGACGGTGGAGATCCCCTCCCCGGTCAGCGGCAAGGTCATGGCCCTGGGCGGCCAGCCTGGGGAAGTGATGTCGGTCGGCAGCGAGCTGATCCGCATCGAGGTCGAAGGCAACGGCAACCATGTGGATGCCCCGCAAGCCAAGGCGGCTGAAACTCCGCCTGCCAGCCAAGCACCCAAGCAGGCAGCACAGGAACAACCCGTGCCGGCCACCTTGACGCCCCCGGCCAGCCGCCCGGCCGCACCGCTGGCTCCACGCCAGGCCAGCGATAAACCCCTCGCCTCGCCCGCCGTGCGCAAGCGCGCGCTGGATGCTGGCATTGAATTGCGTTACGTGCACGGGAGCGGCCCTGCCGGGCGCATCCTGCATGAAGACCTCGATGCCTTCCTCAGCCAGCCTCAACGCGCCGGTGAGCAGCCCCCCAGCGGCTATGCCAAGCGCACCGACAGCGAGCAAGTCCCGGTAATCGGCCTGCGGCGCAAGATCGCCCAGCGCATGCAGGACGCCAAACGTCGCGTGGCCCATTTCAGCTATGTCGAAGAAATCGACGTCACTGCCCTCGAAGCGCTGCGCCAGCAGCTCAACAGCAAGCATGGCCAGGACCGCGGCAAGCTCACCCTATTGCCGTTTCTGGTCCGTGCGTTGGTCGTGGCACTGCGTGACTTTCCGCAGATCAACGCCACGTACGACGACGAAGCACAGGTCATCACCCGCCACGGCGCGGTGCACGTTGGCATCGCCACCCAAGGGGACAACGGCCTGATGGTGCCAGTGCTGCGCCATGCCGAGGCGGGCAACCTGTGGGCCAATGCAGCGGAAATCGCACGGGTGGCCAATGCCGCTCGCACCAACAAGGCCAGCCGCGAGGAGCTGTCGGGCTCAACCATCACCCTGACAAGCCTCGGCGCACTGGGCGGCATCGTCAGCACGCCGGTGGTCAACACCCCAGAAGTGGCCATCGTGGGGGTCAACCGCATGGTCGAGCGGCCTGTGGTCGTCGACGGTCAGATTATGGTGCGCAAGATGATGAACCTGTCCAGCTCGTTCGATCACCGGGTAGTCGATGGCATGGACGCCGCACTGTTCATCCAGGCCGTGCGAAGCCTGCTGGAACAACCCGCCTGCCTGTTTGTGGAGTGA